A single window of Microbaculum marinisediminis DNA harbors:
- a CDS encoding lipid A biosynthesis lauroyl acyltransferase, whose product MPLRVRLYILWRRIGRAVRPAIDWLVATIAVAIFRLVRALDVDRASNIGGWVARTFGPLLPVNKLGMDNLRHAFPDKGEAELKAILREVWDNLGRTAAEYPHLDRIWDWTDSNPGDGRVEATGLQYFEDLRGDGKPAIIFTAHLANWELPAVCAARHDLPVTAVFRTPNNAYIAKRLLKIRRGTMGELLAAGSGQAVAFAMASVLEKGGHLGILVDQRLTRGYKIDFFGRPASTNPTLGRLARQFDCPVHGVRVVRLPGNRFRLDLTPPIDLPRDAEGLIDPEGAMRVVNAVVEGWVREHPGQWLWLHNRWRM is encoded by the coding sequence CCCCGCGATCGACTGGCTCGTGGCGACGATCGCGGTGGCGATATTCCGGCTTGTGCGTGCGCTCGATGTCGACCGGGCAAGCAATATCGGCGGCTGGGTCGCCCGGACGTTCGGGCCCCTGCTGCCGGTCAACAAGCTCGGCATGGACAATCTGCGGCATGCTTTTCCCGATAAGGGCGAAGCGGAACTGAAAGCGATCCTGCGCGAGGTCTGGGACAATCTCGGCCGCACCGCCGCCGAGTATCCGCATCTGGACCGGATCTGGGACTGGACCGATTCGAATCCCGGCGACGGCCGCGTCGAGGCGACCGGTCTCCAGTACTTCGAGGATCTGCGTGGCGACGGAAAGCCGGCGATCATTTTCACAGCGCACCTGGCCAACTGGGAGCTGCCGGCCGTATGCGCCGCGCGCCACGACCTGCCCGTCACCGCAGTGTTCCGCACGCCCAACAACGCTTATATCGCCAAGCGCCTGTTGAAGATTCGCCGCGGCACCATGGGCGAGCTGCTTGCCGCCGGCTCGGGCCAGGCGGTCGCCTTCGCGATGGCCTCCGTGCTCGAGAAGGGCGGCCATCTCGGCATCCTCGTCGATCAACGGCTGACCCGGGGTTACAAGATCGACTTCTTCGGCCGTCCGGCCTCGACCAATCCAACCCTTGGCCGTCTCGCACGGCAGTTCGACTGCCCGGTTCACGGCGTCCGGGTCGTGCGCCTGCCCGGCAACCGCTTCCGTCTGGACCTGACGCCACCGATCGATCTGCCGCGCGACGCGGAAGGCCTGATCGACCCCGAAGGCGCGATGCGTGTGGTCAATGCCGTCGTCGAAGGCTGGGTCCGCGAACACCCCGGCCAATGGCTGTGGCTGCACAACCGCTGGCGCATGTGA